The sequence tgatttaaacagctttggataaccatggataactgagaacctacacagacatctttatATAGTAATGTTTGTCTTCACGAAGTCATCAATAACTCTGATCAGTTTCTGACCACCTGTCTGTCTTGCAGTGCTCTCCAGTCCATCTCTGAGACAATGTCGGCTCTGTATCCATACTGGGCCTCTCTACAGATCCTCGGTAagatttggattttatttttaaaacaacgCATTTGATCAGATAAAACGGGTGTGTCTTTAGTTTTCTCTTCACAGCTGCCATCCTTTCCACAACATTCCATGATTTCTCAGAAGCTTTCCATTATTAAATTGAACAAattctttctctcatttgtACTTTGATCTAGAAacttaaaaacattacaaaaactTTCTCATCTTATTTCGACTGTTTAATGTCATTCATAGTTCATGACCTCTGGTGGATTTCtcagattttacattttcaccTGACAAATTGGAGCCAGACTTGAAGTTTATCACCCagcttttctctcttcctctttcttgaGCAGAAGGAAGCTCATTGgctaaacaggaagtcagcagaaCGACCAATGACAAGAGCACCAAACAAACCAACCTCCCTCCACCTGTTACCACAACAACCGGTTTGGTTTATGATGAGAAGATGATGGAGCACCTGAACATGTGGGACAGGTGAGCTGCGTATGACCATGAGACCTTTTGAAATTTAAACCTGATCAAACGATCAAACAAGCTGATTGATCCACAGACATCACCCCGAACAGCCACAGAGAATCTGTAAAATCTTCTCCAAACACCAGCAGCTGGGATTAGTTGAGCGTTGCCAACGGATACCGGCTCGCCTAGCGACAGAGGAGGAGCTGGCCAGGTGTCACAGGTACGTTTTGGAACAGATCATCAATATCTGACAGGTAATCAATACATAACaggtgtatctgtgtgtgtgtgcagtgtggaACACATTGAGCTGATGAAGACCACGGCTGTGATGAAGCCCAGAGAATTACACAGACTCGGAGCTGGTTTCAACTCCATTTACATCAACAATCAGAGCTTCCAGTGCGCCCAGTTGGCGGCTGGAGGCTGCCTGAAAGCGGTAGAGAGGATCCTCACAGGACAGGTAGCCGCCAGAAACTACATGTCCCAGAATGCATTTCCTCAGCGCCAAATACATCTGTGTGCTAATAGGAAATGAAAGACTTGAACGTCTTGGAAAGACTTAAAGATTTGACCACAaattcttttaaattttatctctaaTTGACTTTTTTATTGATACGTGTTGTAGCTGACGCTAATCGTCTCTGTTGGCTCTCCAGGTGAGTAACGGCGTGGCGATCGTTCGTCCTCCGGGTCATCACGCCGAGACGGACTCTCCATGTGGATTCTGTCTCTTCAACACAGCAGCGCTCACGGCGCGCCACGCCCAGAAAATATCCCAAGATCCTCCTCTGCGAGTTCTCATTCTGGATTGGGATGTTCATCATGGGAACGGGACGCAGCACATGTTTGAGGAtgatgacaggtgaggagaagggggaggaagaggaagaggaggtggatgaAGACAAGTATCACAAGTCATAACACTTAACCCTGAAGTGAcaaattgtttttgtctctAGTGTTCTGTACATATCCCTCCATCGCTATGACAACGGGACGTTCTTCCCATCTTCAGAAGATGCCGCCCCCAGTAGGGTGGGCGTGTCCCGGGGGATGGGCTATAATGTCAACATAGCATGGAGTGGAGGGCGTATGGGTGACTCCGACTACTTAGCTGCCTTCCACCATGTTGTCATGCCGATCGCCActgaggtaaacacacacacaaacatactcacacacacacacacacatgtgtgtcatTGACAGAATCCTGTCATTGGTTGCTTTTCTGTCCGCAGTTCAACCCTGGTTTGGTTCTGGTGTCAGCTGGGTTCGATGCAGCCAGAGGGGATCCATTGGGTGGATATAACGTGACCCCAGAGGGATACGCCCACCTCACACACCTGCTGATGTCACTGGCTGGTGGGCgggtcttactcatactggaGGTGGTGTAACAGAATACATTTGTGAATTCAGACACGTGTAAAATGATCCCATCAGTGTAAAAGAGAAGAGTTAGAGCAGTGAAGGTCCGAGAGTAGATCCCTGTGTTTCGTGATGATTCCACGTGACGAATGTTGACCTGCtcatccctcctctctctccaacAGGGAGGTTATAACTTATGCTCCATCTCTGAATCTATGGCCATGTGTACCAGCGTGTTGCTAGGAGACCCTCCTCCCTCCTTGACCACACCCCTAATCCCTGTGCATCGCGGCGCTGTGGCAACAATCAACGAGGTCATTCAACACCACGCCCCCTACTGGAAGTCGCTGAGGATATGCAGTGAGTCTAAATTCAGCTGGTTTACGTttatatattttactttaattagattttatattttatttattttagttaattgttttttcagttCCAGAGTTGGTGCAGGCGATGCTGCCTTCTCCAAAGCATCGTGGAAAACGTCGTTCAAAAGAAAAAGCCAAGGAATTGGACAAACCGCCGCTGCCCCCTACAGGACAAGATGATACATCGGTAACTTACTATGGAAAATAAAACTCACAGAATACGAAAAACGTGTTTCTTATTCGTTTTTTCTCTCCTAACAGGCGGAGCAGAGCCTGGAGCAGCTCACACGAGGATTGGCCACTTTGGATATTGCTCAAAGCTCAGCTAATCATAGCCCTCCTACATCCACGCCTGTCTGTGGCGCCAGACCGAAGGTCCACCTGATCACAAAGCAGGTCACCTGTAAAGATGAAGTGAAAGCGGAGTCAGGTGAACTGACAGCTGGACAGAACCAATCAGTAGAAAGTGTGCCACATCAGGTGAATTTGACATCAAAAGTACCCATAATCCTTTGCATGCCAGGACATGAAAATCAATGTTGGATGGGTGTGTGAGGTCAAAGGGTGATGATCATGTAAAAGAAAGCTAACGGCCAATAGCTTTAGGGGTCCTGCGATTTGCCATTGAAAATTAAGAAATGAACAAATATGAACATTCAAACtgaacaaatatataaaactcccataagagagaggaggaacaatgtTCTGTATTTACTGAATATTGTTAGCCTTAGCATAATGATTAGACATTTCCCATGAGTTCTATAATGTATTTTAAGGTATCTTATGTCTCCTTAAGCCTTCGCAGGCGGCTGCCGTGGTGACCTCAGAATCAGATGCTGTTGTaccgggggcggagccagaaaCGGCGGGAGCATGCGGTTGGTCAAAGTCTCAGGTGTCACTGGATACAATGTTTGGAGGACAAACAGATGTAagaaaatgttatatttttcaCTAACTTCTGACATCTTCTAACCGCGtcactgactgtctgtctgtctgtctgcaggccACTCTATATGTGGTGGACCCTCTTCCTTGGTGCCCTCACCTTGATGCTGTTAAGCCCCTCCCCAGCTCAGGCATTGACGTCCTCAGGTTTTGTCAGGACTGTGGTTCGAACTCTGAGAACTGGACCTGTCTCACCTGTTACCAGGTAACCTGTCTATCACCTAATACGACGTGTAAAATGCTGTTTCAAAACCAACATGAACtattgaggaaaaaaagtaatttaagcgaagtgtaaaattaaaacttcatttttattaacataaaaatattaaactgttGTTTGAAGTGAAGTACATATAGTCTGGTCATTACTGTGGACATTAAAACTGGATCATGGGACGTAATATGATGAAACCAGCGAGGACATGTGATTCAGATTAAAAATGATGACTCACCTGTCCGATCTCTCAGGTGTACTGCGGCCGTTACGTGAATGAACACATGGTGACCCACGGCGTTGTGTCTGAACATCCTCTGGTTCTGAGCTTTTCCGACCTGTCGGTGTGGTGTTACCTGTGTGAGGCCTACATACACAACCAGGTAACGTCTGCAGTTTTAAGACGTGGCGATGAAGGATCGTCGCTGGAAGCTTCATcatatcttcatcttcattttaatattaatgaacaggtttcatcatttattatttttgtgttcaGGTTCTGTTTGAAGCTAAGAACGCTGCTCACTGCTCCAAGTTTGGAGAGGAGATCCCTCCATGGACCTGAGAGGAGGTGAAGATGAAGGGGAGAACAATTATTTAACAACCTCACATCAGTTCTTACATGGTTCTGGTTTTGTTAATTGTTGAGTTTGTTGTTGTCGATATTGCTTCCAGTTCcagtgatgcattgtgggtaacacAGTTGTATTTACTGGGATGATATTTTTGCCAGATGAaccagaaaaacaggaaaatgaagattttttaaattgttttgacCTTTTTACCTGCACACTCATAttcctcatcatcattaaaGATCACCAGCAGTTTGTCGGTTCAGTTGTCACCAGTAGTTCACTTACTACACACATGTGTTGATTATACTGTACTTTTGATTCGTAGGGCGgcatgctgatgatgtcaccaagaGGCCACACCCACATAGAAAAACTctattatttaatttcattattgtgCAGTTATATCACAGATACCCTTGAGGCCACGGTGACCTTTataaaaaataactcaataaaAATGTCACTATTGTTTGTTATAATTATTACCTCAACTTTTAAGACGTTAACAgtgatttaaaatatattttggtgctatttagtaaaataaatgtttagagCATCAAGCTGTTCTTCAGTTCAATCATTTCTCTGTTCCCAGTAAAAATTTTATTGTTCCAATCTTGTTtgatttttgcctttttttactGTGAGTACCTGAAGTACCTCAGTGACGTAGCAGAAATGGGAGGGGCTTGCGATATTTTTGCTTGCctgatgtgtgagtgtgagcgtgcatggttgtctgtctcttggctccgcggtgcaccggGGTCGCGCCTGGAGTGTGCCCCGCCTCAccccctaagacagctgggataggcttccagctccccgctacagcggatagaGCGGTTCGGAAgagggatgaatgaatgaatattacaCCCGAGCGATCGACGCCTCCTTTTCCTGCAAGTTCCTTAATGGGCCTGCGGATGTCGCTGTAACGTCATTCTAAAAATCAAACCTCTGTATTACGTGACGTCAGATTGCGTCAACGATCAGCTGGGTTATTGTGTGTTAATATGAGTTTGATCAGTTAAAATAGAATTGTTGGTGGAGGAAGCTTCACATCCGGGTATCTACAGATTTATCCTCCTccattcatcctcctcctcattcgtCTGCATCCTCATCCTCCGGAGAAACAGACgaggaggcagacagacaggaggacagacaggaggacaggcgGACgtgctccagcagcaggtgcGTTCGTTGTAGATGTCACGTCGATGTCGTTCCTCTAAATCCGAACAATGGTGCAGGAAAACTGCGTCTGTAATAAGATGACGTGGCCGTCGGTTGGTTTGAACTGATTATTTGTTCTACCtcgatgctgattggctggctgcTGTGACTGATGCTGTTGGACATTCATCACTCAGAACCGAAGTGACTCCGGTTTAGTTAACCGGACGTTTCTATCACTGAAATGTGCTTTGTGTCGACGCGCATGTTGCATTGCAGGTTCAGTATGGAAGCCCAGATATGACAAAACTGAGAAAACAAGCTGCATTACGTCATTATGACAATAACTAATTGTGTTTGATGAATGTTAAAGTgttcaaaacataaaatatattttatttatgttctaAACATACCACGATTCAAACAGGATTAATAATCATTGCTCATTGGTCGGTTTGtctttaaatcacattttctttacTTACCACCAGGAGGGGTTCTGGTTCAGAGGCCCCTCATGAGAACATGTCAGCTGTGGTTTTAAATCTATTTcttaaactataaaataaaatccacataaaataatattttaaaaattcagatttcatttctctctgtttctctctctctcagtcatGTCGGTGTCGCCCGCCCTTGCTGACCTCTCTCGTCTCTACCAGACTGAGTTTGTCCGGAGCGCCCGGGCGGTCGGCGTCCTCTGGGCCGTTTGTACGCTCTGCTTCGCCATCATCCAGGTGGTCGTCCTGGTGCAGCCATCTTGGATTGGAACCACAGATACCCATTTCCAAGGGGAGGGACTGGCCCCACACAGAGGCACCCTGGGATTGTTTGAGGTGAGGATTAAAGGTTGGACTCCCCCTGTTGTCCTCCAATACCAATGAACACAAACTCAATAGATAGTTGGATATGTATCTGTCATCCTGACCTGCTAAGGTTAGCTTCAGTCTGTTAGCAAATCAGTTACAGAATTCATGTTTAAAATTAGTCAGATTGAGATGATATTTAACCCATTGTTGATACTAACAGTAGCTGAATCTgtgtggctcaggtgtgtgtggactcAGACTGGCCCATCCCAGATTGCCGTGGCGGTCTGGccactctgtctcctctgccgTCCTTCCAGTCAGTGGCGGTGCTGGTGGGGGTTTCCCTCTGGGCGGTGTGGACCAGTGTTGTCTGTCTCTGCCTCTTCAGGTTCTGCAGCGCTGCAACCGTCTACAAGATCTGCGCGTGGCTGCAGCTCACTGCTGGTAGTCAacggttctactggttct is a genomic window of Antennarius striatus isolate MH-2024 chromosome 2, ASM4005453v1, whole genome shotgun sequence containing:
- the hdac6 gene encoding histone deacetylase 6 isoform X3, with protein sequence MQSGSSGPPGSGMKSVRRSPRLSPQCSGKEEKRGSDLQEVKRRGRMEKSKEEEEMSDRLKTLDLSSRATASGTGLVYSEVFTHFWNPWISSFAENPDRVTSIMEELKKQDLLSRCIRVEPREATEEELLLVHRKPYVDLMRSTQTMTESELRTLSETYDSIFIHTESFHAAVLAVGSVLQLVDQVMTSDLRNGFAVVRPPGHHAQAGEANGYCMFNNVAIAARYARTRCSVSRVLIVDWDVHHGQGIQYLFQEDPSVLYFSIHRYERGEYWPHLSESSSQFVGSGRAEGTNINLPWNKTEMTDSDYITAFHQLLLPVAYEFQPQLVLVSAGFDSVVGDPKGGMCVSPQCFHVLTQMLMCLAEGRLILALEGGYNLQSTAEGAAACVRALLGGACPHLTPPMAPCDSALQSISETMSALYPYWASLQILEGSSLAKQEVSRTTNDKSTKQTNLPPPVTTTTGLVYDEKMMEHLNMWDRHHPEQPQRICKIFSKHQQLGLVERCQRIPARLATEEELARCHSVEHIELMKTTAVMKPRELHRLGAGFNSIYINNQSFQCAQLAAGGCLKAVERILTGQVSNGVAIVRPPGHHAETDSPCGFCLFNTAALTARHAQKISQDPPLRVLILDWDVHHGNGTQHMFEDDDSVLYISLHRYDNGTFFPSSEDAAPSRVGVSRGMGYNVNIAWSGGRMGDSDYLAAFHHVVMPIATEFNPGLVLVSAGFDAARGDPLGGYNVTPEGYAHLTHLLMSLAGGRVLLILEGGYNLCSISESMAMCTSVLLGDPPPSLTTPLIPVHRGAVATINEVIQHHAPYWKSLRICIPELVQAMLPSPKHRGKRRSKEKAKELDKPPLPPTGQDDTSAEQSLEQLTRGLATLDIAQSSANHSPPTSTPVCGARPKVHLITKQVTCKDEVKAESGELTAGQNQSVESVPHQPSQAAAVVTSESDAVVPGAEPETAGACGWSKSQATLYVVDPLPWCPHLDAVKPLPSSGIDVLRFCQDCGSNSENWTCLTCYQVYCGRYVNEHMVTHGVVSEHPLVLSFSDLSVWCYLCEAYIHNQVLFEAKNAAHCSKFGEEIPPWT
- the hdac6 gene encoding histone deacetylase 6 isoform X2; translation: MQSGSSGPPGSGMKSVRRSPRLSPQCSGKEEKRGSDLQEVKRRGRMEKSKEEEEMSDRLKTLDLSSRATASGTGLVYSEVFTHFWNPWISSFAENPDRVTSIMEELKKQDLLSRCIRVEPREATEEELLLVHRKPYVDLMRSTQTMTESELRTLSETYDSIFIHTESFHAAVLAVGSVLQLVDQVMTSDLRNGFAVVRPPGHHAQAGEANGYCMFNNVAIAARYARTRCSVSRVLIVDWDVHHGQGIQYLFQEDPSVLYFSIHRYERGEYWPHLSESSSQFVGSGRAEGTNINLPWNKTEMTDSDYITAFHQLLLPVAYEFQPQLVLVSAGFDSVVGDPKGGMCVSPQCFHVLTQMLMCLAEGRLILALEGGYNLQSTAEGAAACVRALLGGACPHLTPPMAPCDSALQSISETMSALYPYWASLQILEGSSLAKQEVSRTTNDKSTKQTNLPPPVTTTTGLVYDEKMMEHLNMWDRHHPEQPQRICKIFSKHQQLGLVERCQRIPARLATEEELARCHSVEHIELMKTTAVMKPRELHRLGAGFNSIYINNQSFQCAQLAAGGCLKAVERILTGQVSNGVAIVRPPGHHAETDSPCGFCLFNTAALTARHAQKISQDPPLRVLILDWDVHHGNGTQHMFEDDDSVLYISLHRYDNGTFFPSSEDAAPSRVGVSRGMGYNVNIAWSGGRMGDSDYLAAFHHVVMPIATEFNPGLVLVSAGFDAARGDPLGGYNVTPEGYAHLTHLLMSLAGGRVLLILEGGYNLCSISESMAMCTSVLLGDPPPSLTTPLIPVHRGAVATINEVIQHHAPYWKSLRICIPELVQAMLPSPKHRGKRRSKEKAKELDKPPLPPTGQDDTSAEQSLEQLTRGLATLDIAQSSANHSPPTSTPVCGARPKVHLITKQVTCKDEVKAESGELTAGQNQSVESVPHQAAAVVTSESDAVVPGAEPETAGACGWSKSQVSLDTMFGGQTDATLYVVDPLPWCPHLDAVKPLPSSGIDVLRFCQDCGSNSENWTCLTCYQVYCGRYVNEHMVTHGVVSEHPLVLSFSDLSVWCYLCEAYIHNQVLFEAKNAAHCSKFGEEIPPWT
- the hdac6 gene encoding histone deacetylase 6 isoform X1 gives rise to the protein MQSGSSGPPGSGMKSVRRSPRLSPQCSGKEEKRGSDLQEVKRRGRMEKSKEEEEMSDRLKTLDLSSRATASGTGLVYSEVFTHFWNPWISSFAENPDRVTSIMEELKKQDLLSRCIRVEPREATEEELLLVHRKPYVDLMRSTQTMTESELRTLSETYDSIFIHTESFHAAVLAVGSVLQLVDQVMTSDLRNGFAVVRPPGHHAQAGEANGYCMFNNVAIAARYARTRCSVSRVLIVDWDVHHGQGIQYLFQEDPSVLYFSIHRYERGEYWPHLSESSSQFVGSGRAEGTNINLPWNKTEMTDSDYITAFHQLLLPVAYEFQPQLVLVSAGFDSVVGDPKGGMCVSPQCFHVLTQMLMCLAEGRLILALEGGYNLQSTAEGAAACVRALLGGACPHLTPPMAPCDSALQSISETMSALYPYWASLQILEGSSLAKQEVSRTTNDKSTKQTNLPPPVTTTTGLVYDEKMMEHLNMWDRHHPEQPQRICKIFSKHQQLGLVERCQRIPARLATEEELARCHSVEHIELMKTTAVMKPRELHRLGAGFNSIYINNQSFQCAQLAAGGCLKAVERILTGQVSNGVAIVRPPGHHAETDSPCGFCLFNTAALTARHAQKISQDPPLRVLILDWDVHHGNGTQHMFEDDDSVLYISLHRYDNGTFFPSSEDAAPSRVGVSRGMGYNVNIAWSGGRMGDSDYLAAFHHVVMPIATEFNPGLVLVSAGFDAARGDPLGGYNVTPEGYAHLTHLLMSLAGGRVLLILEGGYNLCSISESMAMCTSVLLGDPPPSLTTPLIPVHRGAVATINEVIQHHAPYWKSLRICIPELVQAMLPSPKHRGKRRSKEKAKELDKPPLPPTGQDDTSAEQSLEQLTRGLATLDIAQSSANHSPPTSTPVCGARPKVHLITKQVTCKDEVKAESGELTAGQNQSVESVPHQPSQAAAVVTSESDAVVPGAEPETAGACGWSKSQVSLDTMFGGQTDATLYVVDPLPWCPHLDAVKPLPSSGIDVLRFCQDCGSNSENWTCLTCYQVYCGRYVNEHMVTHGVVSEHPLVLSFSDLSVWCYLCEAYIHNQVLFEAKNAAHCSKFGEEIPPWT
- the hdac6 gene encoding histone deacetylase 6 isoform X4 produces the protein MQSGSSGPPGSGMKSVRRSPRLSPQCSGKEEKRGSDLQEVKRRGRMEKSKEEEEMSDRLKTLDLSSRATASGTGLVYSEVFTHFWNPWISSFAENPDRVTSIMEELKKQDLLSRCIRVEPREATEEELLLVHRKPYVDLMRSTQTMTESELRTLSETYDSIFIHTESFHAAVLAVGSVLQLVDQVMTSDLRNGFAVVRPPGHHAQAGEANGYCMFNNVAIAARYARTRCSVSRVLIVDWDVHHGQGIQYLFQEDPSVLYFSIHRYERGEYWPHLSESSSQFVGSGRAEGTNINLPWNKTEMTDSDYITAFHQLLLPVAYEFQPQLVLVSAGFDSVVGDPKGGMCVSPQCFHVLTQMLMCLAEGRLILALEGGYNLQSTAEGAAACVRALLGGACPHLTPPMAPCDSALQSISETMSALYPYWASLQILEGSSLAKQEVSRTTNDKSTKQTNLPPPVTTTTGLVYDEKMMEHLNMWDRHHPEQPQRICKIFSKHQQLGLVERCQRIPARLATEEELARCHSVEHIELMKTTAVMKPRELHRLGAGFNSIYINNQSFQCAQLAAGGCLKAVERILTGQVSNGVAIVRPPGHHAETDSPCGFCLFNTAALTARHAQKISQDPPLRVLILDWDVHHGNGTQHMFEDDDSVLYISLHRYDNGTFFPSSEDAAPSRVGVSRGMGYNVNIAWSGGRMGDSDYLAAFHHVVMPIATEFNPGLVLVSAGFDAARGDPLGGYNVTPEGYAHLTHLLMSLAGGRVLLILEGGYNLCSISESMAMCTSVLLGDPPPSLTTPLIPVHRGAVATINEVIQHHAPYWKSLRICIPELVQAMLPSPKHRGKRRSKEKAKELDKPPLPPTGQDDTSAEQSLEQLTRGLATLDIAQSSANHSPPTSTPVCGARPKVHLITKQVTCKDEVKAESGELTAGQNQSVESVPHQAAAVVTSESDAVVPGAEPETAGACGWSKSQATLYVVDPLPWCPHLDAVKPLPSSGIDVLRFCQDCGSNSENWTCLTCYQVYCGRYVNEHMVTHGVVSEHPLVLSFSDLSVWCYLCEAYIHNQVLFEAKNAAHCSKFGEEIPPWT
- the lhfpl4b gene encoding LHFPL tetraspan subfamily member 3 protein, whose amino-acid sequence is MSVSPALADLSRLYQTEFVRSARAVGVLWAVCTLCFAIIQVVVLVQPSWIGTTDTHFQGEGLAPHRGTLGLFEVCVDSDWPIPDCRGGLATLSPLPSFQSVAVLVGVSLWAVWTSVVCLCLFRFCSAATVYKICAWLQLTAGFCLALACLLFPDSWESPEMRSLCGDSVGSFSPGNCSIHWAYILAILGVLDAAILATLAFVLANRQDALLPPDSKEVTAGLLMSA